ATATTTTCGGCATTATTTGTTGGTCAAAATTTAGTAACAATTAAAGAAGTTGATTCAACCAACACTTACCTTAAAACATTACTGTCAAATTCCAAGCCATTGCCCGAAGGTACAGCCATTATGGCAGAAAGCCAATTTGCCGGCCGGGGGCAGCAACAAAACAAATGGCATAGCGAACCTGGCAAAAACTTAACTTTCAGTATTTTGCTAACGCCCTCATTTTTACCTGTTTTGCAACAATTTGACCTTACACGAGCCATAAGCCTGGGCGTAATTGAGGCGCTGAATCCGCTGCTGGGCGACCGCTTAAAAATAAAATGGCCAAACGACATTTATTATGACGACCACAAACTTGGCGGTATTTTGATTGAAACACACCTGCAGGGCGACAGGATAAAAGATGCCATTATTGGTATAGGCCTTAATATAAACCAGGAGCACTTTGAGGCGGGCGCCGGCAATGCCATTTCTGTAAAGCAGATATTACAAAAGGATTATGATTTACGAGCTTTATTATTAGAAATTTGCGGGCATATTGAAGGATACTATCTTAAGCTTAAGGCCGGTAAATTTTTGTTTGTAAGGAGCGCTTATTTAAACCGACTATACTGGTTAAACGAAGTAAGGGATTTCCGGTCAGATGGTGAAACGTTTAGAGGGACCATTATTGGGGTGAAAGATGAGGGGTTACTGGTAGTTGAACATAATAATTTTGCCGCCCGCGAGTTTAGCTTAAAACAAATTGAATTTTTAAATAAATAATACATGAAAAAGTTGTTGTTATTAATGGTGGCGCTGGTTATTTGCGCCGGGGCCTATGCACAAATTGAAACACCGGTACGCTGGGCATACGCGGCAAAAAAATTGAACAGTAAAGAGGCTGTTGTATATTTAAAAGCAACCATACAACCCGGCTGGCATATTTACTCGCTGAATGTTGGCGATGGCGGCCCGATAGCTACTTCGTTTGTATTTTCAAAATCGAAAGATTATGCACCGGTTGGCAAAACCACCGAACCAAAACCTTTATCTAAATACGAGGAATCATTCAAAATGAATGTTACTTATTTTGAGAGAGAGGTTGTTTTTTCGCAAAAAATAAGCTTAAAGTCGGCAACGGCCGGTACTGTAACAGGTAAACTTACTTACATGACCTGTAACGATAAAAAATGTCTTCCACCAGATGATGTAGATTTCACCATTCCTTTAGGCAAATAATTACCAGGGAATAATAAGATGAACCTATTTAAAAAGATCAACTGGTTACCAACGTCAATAGCTGTAGTAACCCTGCTTATTATATTTGGCTTAAACGCGCCAAAACCGGTTTACGCGGCTCAAAAAGGCGGCAAAGATACAACAGCTGCTCCTGCCGATATACAGTTTACCAGTATCCCTACCGCGGCCGATAGTATTGCCATTCGTAAAAAGGCTGCAATGGAAGCCGCGGCACAACAGGCCAACCAATCAACACCGCAGGCAGATTCAGTAACAAAACAAACTGCCGGGTCATCCGTCAAAGCTTCTAAATCCACCGCGGCAAACGCCATGCCCGAATCACTTTGGGCCATATTCATAGCAGGGTTTGTTGGCGGCTTATTGGCAGTAACAATGCCTTGTATTTATCCTCTGTTGCCGTTAACGGTAAGTTTTTTTACAAAAAAATCCGGGTCGAGAGCAAAGGGCATTGGCCATTCATTGCTGTACGGACTATCTATTATCATTATTTATGTAACACTGGGTGTTGTTATCACCCTCATTTTTGGTCCCGATGCATTGAATGCTTTGGCTACAAATGGTATATTTAATATTTTCTTCTTCTTGTTGCTGGTTGTTTTCGGCGTGTCGTTTTTAGGGGCATTTGAAATAAACCTACCAAGTTCTCTGGCTAATAAACTCGATCAAAACTCTGATAAGGGTGGCATGATTGGGATCTTCTTTATGGCGGCAACTCTTGTTGTCGTTTCGTTTTCTTGTACAGGCCCGTTGGTTGGTGGATTGTTAGCAGCAGCAGCTACAAAAGGAGATCGCCTTGGCCCCGCCGTTGGCATGTTTGGCTTTTCGCTGGCACTTGCCTTACCATTTACCTTATTTGCACTTTTCCCGTCGGCATTAAAAAGCTTGCCAAAATCTGGCGGCTGGCTAAATAGCGTCAAAGTGGTTTTAGGTTTTATTGAACTGGCATTTTCTTTAAAGTTCCTATCCAATGTTGACCTTGCCTATCACTGGAATTTCTTTGACCGCGAGGTGTTTTTATCTATATGGATAGCCATCGGATTATTGATCACACTGTATCTAATTGGTAAGATAAAATTCTCTCACGACAGTGATTTGCCTTATCTTTCGGTTACTCGTACTTTTATTGCAGTAGGCTTTTTGGCGTTTACTATTTACCTGATACCTGGCTTGTGGGGCGCCCCGCTAAAAGTAGTAAGTGGCTTTTTGCCACCACCGGCTACACAGGATTTCGACCTTACCCGCCTGAGTAGTGGGGGGAGCGCGACACCTGAGCAAAAGGTATCTATCAAAGAAAAAAAATACGAAAGCATTTTTGCCCGGGGGAAACACCAGGGTTTGAATGAGTGGTATGACTACAACCAGGCAATACAGGTATCTAAAGAATTAAAAAAACCGATTCTTATTGATTTTACTGGCTGGAATTGCGCGAATTGCCGCAAAATGGAGAACGAGGTTTGGCCAGATCCGGAAGTACGCAAGCGCATGCAAAACGATTTTGTTTTACTAGAACTTTATGTAGATGAGAAAACAGACCTTCCAGCCTCGGAGGTGTACACATCATCTTTTAGCTTTAAAAAGATAACAGGCATCGGTGCTAAAAATTCTGATTACGAAACTACCAAGTTCAACACTAATTCGCAGCCTTACTACGTTATTTTGGACAGTGATGGCAACGTACTTGTACCACCTAAAGGAGCCGATTTTAGCATTAGCAATTACATCAAATTTTTAGATAGTGGTATAGCCGCTTATAAAAAGTGATACAGCGTTAACAAATTAAGTGTAAATTCGCGGCAACTTTTAAAAGTTTGCCGCGTTTTTTGGTTACGGGGTTGTTTAAAAGCCACTAATTAAATTATTCAATTTTTTAAGGTAGGGTTTAAAAGGCCATATCAGGATAAAAAATGACGCAGATTAAAAAAATAGGACTTTATACTTCGGGCGGAGATTCGCCGGGCATGAACGCTGCCATCAGGGCGGTTGTACGTACGGCTATATATTATGGTATCGAGGTGATGGGCATTCGCCGTGGTTATGACGGCATGACCAAGGGCGATTTTGTACCCATGAACCGCAAATCGGTTTCAAACATTATTCAACGCGGCGGTACTATACTAAAAACTGCCCGGTGTGATAACTTCCGTACTCCCGAAGGCCGTCAGCAAGCATATGACCATCTTAAAAAAAATAATATTGATGCACTTGTAGGTATTGGCGGCGACGGTACATTTACCGGGGCCAAGGTTTTTGGCGCCGAATATGATATGCCTATCATTGGCCTGCCAGGTACTATTGATAACGATTTAATGGGTACCGATTTTACCATAGGTTATGATACCGCCATTAATACGGTTGTTGAGGCTGTGGATAAAATTCGTGATACAGCAGAATCACATGACCGCCTGTTTATAGTTGAGGTAATGGGCCGCGACTCGGGCCTGATCGCTTTGCGTACAGGCATTGCCGCAGGAGCCGAAGCTATACTTATCCCCGAACACAAAGGTGGCATGGAAGGCTTATTTAACCGCCTTGAGCATGGCCGTAAAGATAAAACATCGCGTATTGTAATTGTTGCCGAGGGCGAAGAGGCCGGTGGCGCATTCGAGGTTGGGCGCCTGGTACAGGAGCGTTTCCCTAATTATGATACCCGTATATCTATATTGGGCCACATCCAACGTGGTGGCGCCCCAAGCTGTATGGATAGGGTATTGGCCAGCCGGGTAGGTGCAGCCGCTGTTGAAGCTTTAAGAGACGGCCACCGCAACGAGATGATAGGCATCATCCACAACGAAATTGCCTATACCCCGTTTGAACACGCCATTAAACATCATGTAGAGATTAATCCTAACCTGTTGAAGCTGGTTGAGATTTTATCAATGTAATTTTACTGAAACAAGCATACTATATGTATAGAGGGGCACAAATTGTTGCGTCTCTCTATATATAAAACCGCAAACCCCGGTTATGGTAGCAGAGCGCACTTTTGCTTTGTATCCCCAAAAAATTCGTCAGGCTTTCTTTTTCAAACTGCTCATCAACTGATCGTACAGATCATCGCTATCGGTTTCACGTGGTTTAAGTTTTTTAACCGTAGCCCGTTTGCCTTTTGATTTGGCCTTGATGATTTTTAGCAACTCGTCGTTGTATTCATCCTTGAATTTAGATACGTCAAAATCCTCCGCATATTGGTTAATAAGGGCAAGGCCAACGTCAAGCTCTTTTTTACTTACGGTTACATCTTTGGCTATATCCAGGTCTTCGGCACTGCGTATTTCCTGCGCAAAACGAATTCTGGTAACTACTAGCACATGTTCCACCGGGTGTACAACACAAAGGCTTTCGGTACTGCGCAGTACAAAGCGCGCCAGTCCCGCTTTTTTTGATTGAATGAGGGCTTTCAGCAAAAGGGCGTAGGCCTTGTTGCTTTTAGTATCTGGTTCGGTGTAGTAGGATGTTTCGTAAAACATTGGGTTTACGTCGGCAATATCTACAAAACTTTCAATCTCGATGATTTTACTTTTTTCGGGGGCGGCATCCTCAAAATCCTGGTCCTCTACAATCACATAATCGTCATTGGCCAGTTTATAGCCTTTCACAATTTTATCGTAGGGTACCTCCTTATGTGTTTTCTCGTTTACCCGCTGATACCTGATGCGCGAATGATCCCGGCTATCCAGCATATCCAAATCAAGCGAACTTGTTTGCACTGCCGAATATAGTTTAACCGGGATGCTAACCAATCCAAAACCAATTGAACCTTTCCAGATAGATCTCATAGCCAAAGCGTTTACCTGTATAACTTAAAAGGCAGTCAAAATGTTTGGACGGCAGATTCCGCTTTCCGCCCAAACATTTGCCTTTAAATTAACGCCAAGCGACAGTTTTTTCTCTTTCAGGGGACAAAGGGTTAGGCATTAAACAGCCCGTTCCGCTCCTGCTCCTGGTAGTTTTGAACCGTTTCTATGGCATTGTCAACAACATCGCTAAGGGCAGTAATAAAGCTGCCAGGCTTGGCCAGGCTCATGGCGTGTTTAATGGCGTCAATCTCTTTTGATACTACTTCGCAAGGTTTATTAGGGTCGACAGAAAAAATGCCTTCTTTAAGCAGGTTTAATATATTTTCTTCGGTACGGCCGCGCAGGTGTTTTTCCTGCCGCAGGATAATGTAATCAAACATTTCGGCGGCTATTTTGCCAACCTCGCGGATGTCATCGTCGCGCCTGTCGCCCGTGCCTGCAATGATACCGATTTTCAATGGCGAATCGATATGCCTTAAAAATTCCTTGATGCCGTTAAAGCCATCAGGGTTATGGGCAAAATCAATCATAAAGCGGAAATCCTTGAAATCAAAAATATTCATGCGGCCAGGAGTTTGCGCTGCCGATGGAATAAAGGTTTCAAGAGACATTTTGATATCCTCGGTTTTGAAGCCCCACAGGAAAGTAGCCAGCGTGGCCGCCAGCACATTCTCAATCATAAACGGCACGGTGCCGCCAAACGTTAACGGGATAAGGATAGTACGCTGTACGCGGATTTTCCAATCGCCTTTTTGGATGGTGATAAAGCCATTCTCGCAAATGGCAGCTATCCCACCTTTGCGGCAATGTGCTTTGATGATGGGATTGTTTTCATTGCGGCTAAAATAGGCTATGTTACAATCGGCCTTGTTTCCTAAACGCACACAATATTCATTATCGGCATTTAATACACCCCAGCCATCTTTTTTTACCGAGTTTAACACCGTGCCTTTTACCCTTGCCAGGTCATCCAGCGTATGAATATCGGCCAGGCCAAGGTGATCTGCCTGGATGTTGGTAATTACGCCAATATCGCAAAAGCCAAATCCCAGCCCCGAGCGCAGGATGCCGCCGCGGGCGGTTTCCAATACGGCAAAATCAACGGTAGGATCTTTCAGGATAAACTCCGAGCTTACCGGCCCGGTGGTATCACCTTTCAGCATCATGGTGTTTTGCACATAAATACCATCAGATGTGGTAAAGCCTACCCTGTGCCCGTTATTTCTTACAATATGCGCTATCAGGCGGGTTGTGGTGGTTTTCCCATTGGTACCGGTGATGGCAATAATAGGAATGCGTGCCGATTTGCCCGGAGGGTAAAGCATATCCAATACATGGCCGGCTACGTTACGTGGCAGGCCTTCGCTTGGTGCAATGTGCATCCGGAAGCCCGGCGCTGCGTTAACCTCCAGTATTACACCGCCATTTTCGGTAAGTGGCTCGTGCAGGTTTTCGGCCATAATATCAATGCCGCAAATATCAAGGCCGATTATTTTAGAGATTCGTTCGCAGATGAAAACGTTTTGGGGGTGTACGTGGTCGGTAACGTCGACAGATGTACCGCCGGTACTTAAGTTGGCGGTGGATTTTACAAATACTTTTTCGTCTTTAGCCGGTACTGTATCAAGAGTATAGCCCTTTTTTTCAAGCAGGTCGATGGTGTCGCGATCAATCGAGATCAGTGTCAATACATTCTCGTGCCCGTAGCCACGGCGGGGATCGGCATTTTCCTTGTCTATCAGTTGTTGTATGGTTGATACACCATCGCCCATGACATGAGCCGGATCGCGCAGGGCGGCGGCAACCATTTTATTATCAATTACCAGTACACGGAAATCATAACCGGTAATAAAGCGTTCCACAATAACCCTTCGCGATATTTTGGCGGCATGCTCATAGGCGGCAATAGCTTCCTCTTCTGTACGGATATTGATAGAAATGCCCCGGCCGTGGTTACCATCCAGCGGTTTAAATACCAACGGGAAGCCAACCTTGCGAATGGCTTCGGCTACGCCTGCAACAGATGATATAGTGATGCCTTTGGCAACCGGGATAGCCTGCTCCTGCAGCATGCGCTTGGTTTCATCCTTATTGCTGGCAATATCAACAGCTATGCTGCTGGTTTTCTCGGTCATGGTAGCGCGGAAACGCACCTGGTTTTTGCCATAACCTAACTGTACCAGCGATTGATTGTTAAGCCTGATCCAGGGGATATCCCTTGCAATGGCCTCTTCCACAATTGATCCTGTACTTGGCCCTAAACGGGTATTCTCGCGGATTTCGCGCATCTCCTGTATATCGGCTTCCAGGTTATAGTCTTCGCCTTTTATCAGGGCCTCAGCAATCCGCACGGCCGATTCTGCAGCAAAGGCGCCCACCTTCTCTTCAATATAAGCAAAAACAACATTGTACACACCCTTTGTTTTAGTTTCACGGGTACGGCCAAAGCCTGTGTCCATACCGGCAAGGGTTTGTATTTCAAGGGCTATATGCTCAATAACGTGCCCCATCCAGGTGCCGGCAATAACCCGCTGAAAAAAGCCGCCGGGTACTCCGGGCGAACAGCGGTGTGCATATAACGAGGGAAGTAGTTTTTCTAAACGCTCATAAAAGCCATCAATCTCGTTAGTTGGCTTATGTTCCATTTCCTGCAGGTCAAGCCGCATCTGTATTAACTTTTTGCGGTTTATGCTCCAGATGTTCGGGCCGCGCAACACTTGTATATTCTCAATCTTCATAGGCTTGTTACAAAATTCTTTAAGGGCTTAATTTCTTTAAAACTATAAAACTTAATAGTGTAAATAAAACATTTAAGGCTAAAAAGGCATTATTTGTTTATAACAGACTGAGTTTTTGGTTCATTTTATCGTAATTTGTGGTTTTATTAGTTGATTGGGTTGGATTAGGTTGATTGAGAGAGTGGTTGCTTTTATTTTGGGGCAAACTAAACTAATCAACCTAATTTAACCCAATCAACGCAAAACTTAAAAGAAATGATTGTCCCGAAAGGAAAACTAATTATTATAGGCGGCGCGGTTGATATGGGGAGTAACGTAACCATACAGGAACACATTTTACAGCCTGATTATATTAAATTTTTTGAACAGGGCATTTTAAAGCGAATCATCACCGAATCGGCAAAGCACCATGGCTCATTAATTGAAGTGATTACCACTGCATCGCAAATTCCAGAGTTGGTGGGCGAAGAATATGTTAAAGCATTTGGGCAGCTTAATGTTACCCATGTTAATGTATTGCACATTAAAAGCCGCGAAGATGCCGCAAAAAAAGAATATTTAGACCGCGTCCGCAAAGCAGATGTAGTTATGTTTAGCGGGGGCGACCAATTGAGGCTGACCGCGATTTTTGGCGGTACTGAGTTTTTACAGATTCTGAAAAAGAGATATCAGTTTGAAGATTTTGTAATAGCAGGTACCTCGGCCGGCGCGGCGGCTGCATCAACCCACATGATTTACCGTGGGCAAAGTAACGAAGCGCTCATTAAGGGAGAGGTACAGATAACAGCGGGATTGGGTTTTGTTGATTCTGTTATTGTTGATACACACTTTGTGCAACGTGGCCGCATTGGTAGATTAATGTACGCCGTAGCAACAAACCCCGGCATTTTGGGTATCGGCCTGGGCGAAGATGCCGGCTTGCTGATAACCGAAGGCAGTGTAATGGAGGCCATTGGTTCGGGGCTGATTATTTTGGTTGATGGCAGGAATATTGTAGCAACCAATATTTATGATGTAGAAATTGGCTCACCGGTTTCTATCGAAAATTTAAAGGTACATGTTATGTCTATATACGATAAATATGATTTGGCAGCGCATCGTTTAATGATAAAAAAGACAGTTAAGGTTGAAGAGGGCGTGTTCATAAACGCGCCCGATAGCGATCTTTTGCAATAAAGCCTCGCTCAATTCTCTTCAGAGGAGAGAGTTTTAATAGGGTTGTTTAAAATAAACCTATCCCAAAGCGTTTATAATATACCAATTTTTGAATCAACTAAATTATTCAAAATGAAGATCATTATCCATGGCGGTTTTTTTAGCGAATCGCAAACTAACCAGGAAGTAAAGCAGGCCAAACAACAGGCGTTAAAAGATATTGTGCAGGCCGGTCATAAATACCTGTTAAGCCATACCGCGTTGGAAACCGTTGTTTATACCGTTAGACTGCTGGAAGATTGCGATTTGTTTAACGCCGGTACCGGATCGCAGATTCAGAGCGATGGCAAAATCCGTTTAAGCGCATCGTTAATGGACGGAAAAACGCAGAAATTTTCGGGCGTTATTAATATCGAAGATGTAAAAAACCCCATTTGTATAGCCGAAAAATTAATGGCTTTTGATGATCGTGTTTTGAGCGGCAAAGGTGCCAAGGAGTTTGCCACCAATAATGGCGTAACTTATTACAATCCCGAAACACCACAGCGCAGGCATGAGTATGAGAAAAAGCTGAGCGACTCCATTAGGTTGGGGACTGTTGGCTGCGTAGCGCTCGACCTTTATGGCAACCTTGCGGCGGCAACATCAACAGGGGGCAAAGGCTTTGAAATGCCTGGCCGGGTGAGCGATTCGGCTACTACAGCGGGCAATTACGCCAATGGTTTTGCAGCAGTATCCTGCACAGGTGTTGGCGAAGACATTGTGAGTGGCTCGGTAGCCTCAAAGATTGTTACGCGGGTTACTGATGGTTTGCCAATTTCGGTTGCTGCCGAGAAAACGTTAGATGAAATGAAGCCTTACGATGGTTTTGCCGGCATTATCGGTATTTCGGCAGATGGCCATATTTATCACGCTGATACCCATCCCTATATGGTTTGGGCGCTGCATGACGACGATGTGGAGGTTTTTGATTAGCGGTCCGGGTTTTATGCTTCACCCGAAATGTCTTCTCCAAAGTGGATAATGTTGCCATTATTATCCAAAATGCTGAACTGACGCCTTTTCCAGGGCATATTTTTAAGCTTGCCGTTGGGGTGAACTACGCCTTGAGGGGTATATTCTGCATATAGCATGTCAACCTCAGTCACATTGATGTAACAACCGGTATTTTTAGGAACTTCAGGATCATCGGTAGGCCAAAGGTGAATGGTGATTTCGTCCCGGTTAAAAATAACATAGCCATCCCAGTTAGCCACCAATATAAAGTTTAGCTTTTCGGTATAAAATTGTATGGTTTCTGCGGCATTCAGTGATGCCAGGATGGGGATGGCTTTTTGTAACATGGCTTAAAAATTGACTTAATTCAGGAGAAAAACTCAAATATACCTCAAAAAATTTTGCATGTAACAACTTTGTTAAAGCGTGGCTACGTTTTTTTGTTGATTAATAAATAGGTTTGTTATTAACTGATCTTATTAATTATTAACTATGAAACTAAAACTACTTTTTTCATGCCTGCTTTCTGCGGGCATAGGCGCACAGCTGTCCGCGCAGGAAACCGTTGACCCTGTAATGGTTCAAAAAATCCGCGAAGAGGGTCTTAACCATTCTAAAGTAATGGAAACCGCCTTTTACTTAACAGATGTCTCCGGTCCGCGCCTGTCGGGTTCGCCAGGTTTAAAAAGGGCTCAGAACTGGGCTGTTGAACAGTTGAAAACCTGGGGTATAGCCAACGCCAAATTGGAATCATGGGGTAAATTTGGTAAAGGCTGGGAAGTTCAAAAAAACTATGCAGCTATTACAGTTCCCTACTATCATGCCATTATAGCCATCCCTAAAGCCTGGACACCAGGTACGGGAGGTTTGATAAAAGGCGATATAATGGTAGTAAAGGCAGATTCGGCCGCCGAGCTGGGAAAATACAAGGGCAAGCTGGCTGGTAAGATTGTAATATTTGATACCAAACCACTTACCGAACGTACATTTAAATCAGATGCAGCACGTTACACCGATGAGGAGCTTGATAAGATGGAAAAAGCCACCATGGCGCCTGCCCGCCAGCGTACGGCATTTGATCCAAACTCGCCGCAGTTTGCAGCAATGCGTAAACAGCGGGCGTTCAGGACCATGTTAGGGACATTTTTGCAGGACGAAAAGGTTGCCCTGGTACTTAGCCAGGCCCGCGGCACCGATGGTACCGTATTTACCACCAACGGTGCATCATATGCAGATACCGCAAAAGCCGTTGCGCCCGAATTGGAAACCAGCAGCGAGGATTTTCAACGTATTTTACGCCTTGTAAATGCAGGCAAACCAGTACAGCTTGAAGCGGATATTAAAACCCAGTTTTTTACCGATGACCTGCAAGGTTACGACGTAGTTGGCGAGATACCTGGTACCGACAAAAAGTTGAAAGACCAGGTAGTAATGATAGGTGGCCACCTTGATTCATGGCACGCCGGCACCGGTGCAACAGATAATGCAGCAGGCAGCGCGGTGATGCTGGAAGCTATGCGGATATTAAAAGCTATCGGCTTTAAGCCAAAACGCACCATCCGTATAGCCTTATGGAGTTCGGAGGAGCAGGGGCTGTTTGGCTCACGGGGATATGTGCTTAACCACTTTGGCGATCCTAAAACCATGGAACTGAAGCCGGAGCAGGCCAAACTATCGGCCTATTACAACCTTGATAACGGTACAGGCAAAATACGCGGCATCTATTTACAGGGCGACTCAGCCGCTGGGCCGATATTTAAAGCATACCTGGAGCCATTTAAAGACCTGGGCGCCACTACAGTTACCGTTGGCAACACAGGCGGTACCGATCACCAATCGTTTGATGCGGTGGGTATTCCGGGATTCCAGTTTATACAGGATGCTATTGACTACGGCTCGCGTACCCACCACAGCAACCAGGATACTTACGACCGCCTGATTGAAGATGACCTGAAACAAGCCGCTACCATCATAGCATCATTTGTGTACAACACCAGCCAGCGCCAGGAAATGATACCACGCAAGGAACTCCCTAAGCCGCAGCCGGCAAGAGGATTTTAGCAGATAGTTATTCTTATAAAAGCCCCCGGCACTGGTGTTCGGTTTTGGTAGGGGATGAATGGGGTGTTCGGGGCTTTTAGTGTAATGTTTTGTTTTTCAGAGCGTTAGGTGTTCGGATGTAATAAGCGCTAAAAACTACACTATCTCATTATCAGTAACTTAACTTTTTTTAGGTGTTCGGAGTGTATGGTGTGGCGAACATGGGTTGCGGGTAGTGGGGCGCTTTAGGTTAGGTTGGTAACCTTTTCTACCACTTTGTCTTTAAGGTCGGTAACGGCTTTGGTGCCTGCGGGTACTTTTTCTTTGACGGTGCGCCAGCTTTTATCCAGGTTGTCGGTTATTTTGCCACGCAAATCGGCGGTATCATCGGCAAGCAGCAGGTAGACAATGGCTCCGGCAGCGGCTAATCCGATAACTACAGGGACCAGCACATTATTTTTTTGGGTTTTGAATGGGTTTTTCATAGCATTTTATCCGGTATGGTGTATGTGTTGGCAACAATACGCAGCGCTGAATGTTTTATTTTAATTAAAAAGCAAGGCCATTTCGCTGTTTTTTTATAGAAACAAGTATAAAAAGCATAATTATTAATTAGAAAATTAACCCAAACGACAACCCCCTCAAATCAAAAGATCAATTAGCGGCACAGCCCCCAAAGCCCAATCCGTGGTGACTTTGGCCCCCTTGCCTATAGCAATTGTTGTATGGCGGCTAACACCAAAATGTAACAGCGCGGTAATCCCAACCAGGGGCCGGTACTTGCGGCATACCCGCCGACAAAACACTGCAATTATTTGCAGGCAAATGATAACAAATCATCAATTTATATTCGATAAAGTTTAAAAAAAGGGCCGGTTTTTGAAAAAAAGTACAGGTGTGTGCCACCAGGGATACTACCTGTCGACGCTTACTTTTGCGCTGCGAACCCTTGTCAGCCCCCGCTCCGAACACCGCCGGTTACTTTCTGTACTCTTACGGGCTCCTAAAAAATGGGAGGGTAAGGGTATTGGTTGGATATCGTATCCGGGTTTCTGATGGGCGCCGCACCTAAGCCCGCCCTGCCAACCGGCCTGTGTTCCCCCGGAGCAATTTTCAGGCGCTTTTTGCTAAAATGTTTTAGCAATCCGGGGCAGCGCCGGGTGGTTCAACTGTTACCGCCATCAATTTACCGGCACCGGCAATATGATCTGCCCGCCCGAAATTCTGGTTTTCATGCACCATCGGTGCTACCCGTTTGTAGCAACAACGCACCACCACGTTTTTTGCCCCGTAGCGGGCTACCCTTCTAACACGCGGGTAACCTGCAGAATGGCATAGGTAGCACCTACGGCGCACAAATCATTTTTGTTATCGGGGCTACAAACGGGTAGCGCCTATGGCGCAGGCTGCGAAGGAGGGGCAATATGCAAACACTACCCTACCACCTAACAAGCTTACCCCATAGGTGTTCGGAAGAAATAAAAAAGCGGGGAATGTGCGATTCCTTCCTTGGGGAAGGGGGAGGTAGGGGTTAAATCAGGCGTTCAGGTGCAAGTTTTAGTCGCGCGGTGAAACCCTTCCCTGCTTTTGCGCACATTGCCAGCCGCACCCCTCCCGTGGTGCTACTGTGTGTACACATCTCTCTAAGTAAAGAAAATTGTCATTTCGATAGAGCATGTGTGGGATTGTGCGGGAGAGCGAAAGAGAAATCCTATACGATTTGCATCGCACCACGCAAATTTGCAAGCATGACGTATAGGATTTCTCCTCACGCCAACGCTCAATGCCCGCCCCAGTTCGTTCGAAATGACATTTTTTTTATTATTGATACGTTTCCAAAAGATATGTACACACAGTAGCCCGTGGTGAGGGAATTAAAAAAGTCTTCCGAACAGCTAACAACCC
The genomic region above belongs to Mucilaginibacter sp. KACC 22773 and contains:
- the cphA gene encoding cyanophycin synthetase; the protein is MKIENIQVLRGPNIWSINRKKLIQMRLDLQEMEHKPTNEIDGFYERLEKLLPSLYAHRCSPGVPGGFFQRVIAGTWMGHVIEHIALEIQTLAGMDTGFGRTRETKTKGVYNVVFAYIEEKVGAFAAESAVRIAEALIKGEDYNLEADIQEMREIRENTRLGPSTGSIVEEAIARDIPWIRLNNQSLVQLGYGKNQVRFRATMTEKTSSIAVDIASNKDETKRMLQEQAIPVAKGITISSVAGVAEAIRKVGFPLVFKPLDGNHGRGISINIRTEEEAIAAYEHAAKISRRVIVERFITGYDFRVLVIDNKMVAAALRDPAHVMGDGVSTIQQLIDKENADPRRGYGHENVLTLISIDRDTIDLLEKKGYTLDTVPAKDEKVFVKSTANLSTGGTSVDVTDHVHPQNVFICERISKIIGLDICGIDIMAENLHEPLTENGGVILEVNAAPGFRMHIAPSEGLPRNVAGHVLDMLYPPGKSARIPIIAITGTNGKTTTTRLIAHIVRNNGHRVGFTTSDGIYVQNTMMLKGDTTGPVSSEFILKDPTVDFAVLETARGGILRSGLGFGFCDIGVITNIQADHLGLADIHTLDDLARVKGTVLNSVKKDGWGVLNADNEYCVRLGNKADCNIAYFSRNENNPIIKAHCRKGGIAAICENGFITIQKGDWKIRVQRTILIPLTFGGTVPFMIENVLAATLATFLWGFKTEDIKMSLETFIPSAAQTPGRMNIFDFKDFRFMIDFAHNPDGFNGIKEFLRHIDSPLKIGIIAGTGDRRDDDIREVGKIAAEMFDYIILRQEKHLRGRTEENILNLLKEGIFSVDPNKPCEVVSKEIDAIKHAMSLAKPGSFITALSDVVDNAIETVQNYQEQERNGLFNA
- a CDS encoding cyanophycinase, translated to MIVPKGKLIIIGGAVDMGSNVTIQEHILQPDYIKFFEQGILKRIITESAKHHGSLIEVITTASQIPELVGEEYVKAFGQLNVTHVNVLHIKSREDAAKKEYLDRVRKADVVMFSGGDQLRLTAIFGGTEFLQILKKRYQFEDFVIAGTSAGAAAASTHMIYRGQSNEALIKGEVQITAGLGFVDSVIVDTHFVQRGRIGRLMYAVATNPGILGIGLGEDAGLLITEGSVMEAIGSGLIILVDGRNIVATNIYDVEIGSPVSIENLKVHVMSIYDKYDLAAHRLMIKKTVKVEEGVFINAPDSDLLQ
- a CDS encoding isoaspartyl peptidase/L-asparaginase, with the protein product MKIIIHGGFFSESQTNQEVKQAKQQALKDIVQAGHKYLLSHTALETVVYTVRLLEDCDLFNAGTGSQIQSDGKIRLSASLMDGKTQKFSGVINIEDVKNPICIAEKLMAFDDRVLSGKGAKEFATNNGVTYYNPETPQRRHEYEKKLSDSIRLGTVGCVALDLYGNLAAATSTGGKGFEMPGRVSDSATTAGNYANGFAAVSCTGVGEDIVSGSVASKIVTRVTDGLPISVAAEKTLDEMKPYDGFAGIIGISADGHIYHADTHPYMVWALHDDDVEVFD
- a CDS encoding VOC family protein: MLQKAIPILASLNAAETIQFYTEKLNFILVANWDGYVIFNRDEITIHLWPTDDPEVPKNTGCYINVTEVDMLYAEYTPQGVVHPNGKLKNMPWKRRQFSILDNNGNIIHFGEDISGEA
- a CDS encoding M28 family metallopeptidase → MKLKLLFSCLLSAGIGAQLSAQETVDPVMVQKIREEGLNHSKVMETAFYLTDVSGPRLSGSPGLKRAQNWAVEQLKTWGIANAKLESWGKFGKGWEVQKNYAAITVPYYHAIIAIPKAWTPGTGGLIKGDIMVVKADSAAELGKYKGKLAGKIVIFDTKPLTERTFKSDAARYTDEELDKMEKATMAPARQRTAFDPNSPQFAAMRKQRAFRTMLGTFLQDEKVALVLSQARGTDGTVFTTNGASYADTAKAVAPELETSSEDFQRILRLVNAGKPVQLEADIKTQFFTDDLQGYDVVGEIPGTDKKLKDQVVMIGGHLDSWHAGTGATDNAAGSAVMLEAMRILKAIGFKPKRTIRIALWSSEEQGLFGSRGYVLNHFGDPKTMELKPEQAKLSAYYNLDNGTGKIRGIYLQGDSAAGPIFKAYLEPFKDLGATTVTVGNTGGTDHQSFDAVGIPGFQFIQDAIDYGSRTHHSNQDTYDRLIEDDLKQAATIIASFVYNTSQRQEMIPRKELPKPQPARGF